The sequence ACGTCAGCCGCCTCTTCGCACGGATCTCGTAGGCGCAGTCCTGCGTGTCTGCCCGCCCCGCCCCCGCGACAATCCCGGCTACCCGCACCGAAACCGTTGTGGTGAACGGCCGTATCCTGTACCGTGCCCTCTGCGCCCCTCCCCGCACGGCCCCTTTCACCGCTCGCCGGAACCCCCTCATGCACCTCGCTGCCTGCGTCCTGCTCCTCATCGTGACCGTGGCCTCCGGCGTGACGGCCATCGTAAACCTGCTGATCTCGATTTCGGAAACGGCGCCGGGAACGAGTACGTGGGCCGCGGTCACACGGGGCGCCTTCCTCAGCCGGAAGCACTTCACGGAGCGTGGCTGGAAGCTTCGCGGGCGCGCGATCCGCTTCCAGCTCCTCACCATGGCGCTGATGGTCGTCCTCTTCCTCACCTGCTCCGAGCTCTGAAGGGGATTCCGACGCGACAGCGTGCGAGGAGCCAAAAGAAGCGGCACCGGAACGATCCGGTGCCGCTTCTTTTCATCTCCTGCCGACGGTCAGAGTCCCTGTGGCGAGCGCACGGGCCAGGAGTCGGATGCCGGATCTTCGTCGCGGGGCGGAGGGGAGTAGGAGCGGCGCACGTCCGGCCGATCGTAGACCGGGCGGTCGTAGGACTGGGCGCGCTCCTGCCGCTCGTACGGGCGGCGGTCCTCCGGGCTGGCGAGGAGGAAGGTCTGGAGCAGCTCGGGGGTGATGACGGTGCGGTCGTCCGCCTCTTCCCACAGGTCGCGGTGCGGCTGCTGCGGGCCGCTGCCGTGGAAGAGGTGGATCAGCACCCCCTCGTTCTTGGCCGCGCGGATCGCGGGGAGGAAATCGCTGTCGCCCGTGATGAGGATGGCGCGAGACACTCGCTGCTTTACGGCCAGCAGCACCAGGTCCACGCCCAGGTAGATGTCCACGCGCTTCTGCTCGAAGATTGGGCGCTCGCTCTCGCGGTCGGTGCCGCGGTACTCGAGCTTCCCTTCGCGAACTTCGAAGCGGTTCAGGCGGTTGAGGGCGCTGAAGAAGCGCTTCTTCCCTTCCAGCCTCTCAAGCTCCTCGGGCGTGGGCACCGGGGAGACGTAGGGGAGGCAATGATAGTAATAGGTGCGCAGGAGGTCGTTCGGCCGGGCCAGCTCGGTGGCCAGCTTGCCGAAGTCGATCCGCGGGGAGCCGCAGTCGCGCGAGACGCGGTCGAAGTAACCGCCATCCACAAAGATCGCCGCCGCACTCATAATCAATCCTTCGGTGGGGATAACGAAACCGCCCGGTCCCGCGGCGGTGAAAAGAAATAGACCCGCGGAGGCGGCCGTCATCATCCGGCGCGCCTCCGCGTCCGATGAATTTGCCACCCCCGCGAGTCGTGTCAAGTTCCATCCCCCCACCGCTTCGGAGAGGACAAAATCACTTCACCGCCCAAACTTACCAGAATCCGCCACGACTCCCGCGGCTAACGGATGCCGATCAGCTCCACGTCGAACACCAGCGTCGCGTTGGGCGGAATGACGGCGCCGGCGCCCCTGGCACCGTACCCGAGCTGCGGCGGAATGACCAGACGCCGCCTGCCGCCTACCTTCATCCCCGCCACGCCCTCGTCCCAGCCGCGGATCACGGTGCCCGCGCCGAGGGGAAACTCGAACGGCTTGTTGCGGTCGCGGCTGCTGTCGAACTTGCGCCCATCGGTGAGCGTGCCGGTATAGTGCACCACCACGTGATCACCTGCGTGCGCCTCCTGGCCGCTTCCCACCGCCTCGTCGGTGTACTGGAGCCCGGAGGCGGTGGTCGTCATCGCCTCATTCGGGTTGGCTGCTTCGCTCAACGGAGTCTCTCCTGCTGCTGGTTCTGCATGGACGGCCGCGCGCCGTCCGTGGCGTGTGGGGAAGGTATGCGGCGGGGACGGGAGGGGACAGGGGAGCATGCGTGCATCGGGTGCGTGCGGCATGGCCGGCGCGGGGGCGGGCACGGGCAGCCACGCGGGGCGGCCCCTACGGGCTTGGGTGCAAGAAGCCAGGGTCGAGGCACGGCGGAGGGTGGGCTCGATGAATCGCGCCCCTACGGGATCCGGCACTCGCGCGGAGTTCTCCCCCTCACCCGGGGGAGGGGGCCTCGGCACTCCGCCAGCGCCCGCGTGTACTTGCCCGGCGACTACCCTGGCGCACAGGTTGCAACCTCGTGCACGACCTTGTCTTCCGCGCGCGTGAACCCGCGCGCGGCCCGCACCGCAGAAGCAGCCGTATGATTCGCCTGATGAACCGATCGTTCGCCGCGCGCGCGCCGCTGGCCCTGTGCGCCGCGCTCCTGATGGGCGCATGCTCCACGATGGGGAGCCGCAAGCCCGCGCCGCCTCCCCCCGCAGCGGCGCCGGCACCCCCGGTGCCCGTGCCCGACCGCAAGTTCGTGGTGGTGGACGTGGAGCGGAACGAGCTGCGCTTCATGGACGGCGAGCGCGTCCTGTGGCGCGCGCCCGTGGGCACCGGCACCGGCTTCCGCCTCAGCAGCCGCAGCGGCCGGCAGTGGCAGTTCCACACTCCCAGCGGCACCATGCAGGTGCAGTACAAGGAGCTGAACCCCGCCTGGTTTCGCCCCGACTGGTGGTTCATCGAGAACAAGCGCCCCGTGCCGCCGCAGGACTCGCCGCTCCGCAAGGAAGAGGGCGGGCTGGGCGCCGCGGCGGTCTTCCTGGGGAACGAGCTCGCCATCCACGGCACCGACAAGCCGGAGCTGCTGGGGCGGCGCGTGTCGCACGGGTGCATCCGCCTGTCTAACGCCAACGCGGTGCGCCTCTTCCACAACGTGCAGGTGGGGACGCCGGTGATGATCGTGGGCGAGTCCGTCGTGCTCAACGAGGAGCAGCCGGACAGCGTGGCGCGCTTCACCCGCAGCGCCCGCCGCGTCCCGCGCCGCCCCAACCCGCTCGACCGCGTGACCACCACCCAGCTCCTCACCCGGTTGGACGCGCAGCTCGACGCCCCCGGCGACTCCCTCTGGGTCGCGGTGGCGGCGGAGCTGGTGGAGCGCGGCGTCAAGGAAGATGCTGCCGCCCTGCGCGGACTCCTGGCGCGCGCCGGGGCCCCGCAGAGCGCCGCGCGCCGCGACGAGTACTCCACCTTCCTCGCCGACGTCTTCTCGCGCGGGGCGCTGCGCACCGTGGTGGCGCTCAACCGCATTACCCCGGAGGCGCGGCAGCGGGCCGTGGAGGACATCGTGGAGGCGACCATGTCGCTCTACCACGGCGATCTGAATGCACCGATGGCGCCGTGGCCCACGCGCCGCG comes from Longimicrobium sp. and encodes:
- a CDS encoding L,D-transpeptidase family protein gives rise to the protein MNRSFAARAPLALCAALLMGACSTMGSRKPAPPPPAAAPAPPVPVPDRKFVVVDVERNELRFMDGERVLWRAPVGTGTGFRLSSRSGRQWQFHTPSGTMQVQYKELNPAWFRPDWWFIENKRPVPPQDSPLRKEEGGLGAAAVFLGNELAIHGTDKPELLGRRVSHGCIRLSNANAVRLFHNVQVGTPVMIVGESVVLNEEQPDSVARFTRSARRVPRRPNPLDRVTTTQLLTRLDAQLDAPGDSLWVAVAAELVERGVKEDAAALRGLLARAGAPQSAARRDEYSTFLADVFSRGALRTVVALNRITPEARQRAVEDIVEATMSLYHGDLNAPMAPWPTRRVPRERLGPEGQAGWAALQRAEQAYKDRFGVRMAAGRP
- a CDS encoding FKBP-type peptidyl-prolyl cis-trans isomerase, which gives rise to MSEAANPNEAMTTTASGLQYTDEAVGSGQEAHAGDHVVVHYTGTLTDGRKFDSSRDRNKPFEFPLGAGTVIRGWDEGVAGMKVGGRRRLVIPPQLGYGARGAGAVIPPNATLVFDVELIGIR
- a CDS encoding NYN domain-containing protein, which gives rise to MSAAAIFVDGGYFDRVSRDCGSPRIDFGKLATELARPNDLLRTYYYHCLPYVSPVPTPEELERLEGKKRFFSALNRLNRFEVREGKLEYRGTDRESERPIFEQKRVDIYLGVDLVLLAVKQRVSRAILITGDSDFLPAIRAAKNEGVLIHLFHGSGPQQPHRDLWEEADDRTVITPELLQTFLLASPEDRRPYERQERAQSYDRPVYDRPDVRRSYSPPPRDEDPASDSWPVRSPQGL